A part of Agromyces protaetiae genomic DNA contains:
- a CDS encoding EamA family transporter, whose protein sequence is MSRGVLGIVLGLAAGLAFGVGGVFVKPLLEAGWSPGAAVLARIVVGATALIVPGLIALKWDLRPLWRAKWTVLLYGLVAVAGVQFAFYASLERIPVSTALLIEYLAPIALVLFAWIRSRRRPQLIVIAGSALALLGLVLVIGPGGGDLDPLGLLFAWIAMLGVCVYYAIGERAAELLPPVALIAAGFVVGAVALALAGLVGVLPMEARFGGVDFLGASVPWFVPLVVVGLVSTAFAYLAGLAAIGILGGKLAAFLGLSEVVFAGIAGWVLLGEALGPLQILGGLLILGGIVCVKLERETSVAEGHDPAVEFGAEPVPAVAAQPSGGPAR, encoded by the coding sequence ATGTCGCGAGGGGTGCTCGGAATCGTCCTCGGCCTCGCCGCGGGCCTCGCGTTCGGCGTCGGCGGCGTGTTCGTGAAGCCGCTCCTCGAAGCGGGCTGGTCGCCCGGCGCGGCCGTGCTCGCGCGCATCGTCGTCGGGGCGACGGCGCTCATCGTGCCCGGCCTCATCGCCCTCAAGTGGGATCTCCGGCCGCTCTGGCGCGCGAAGTGGACGGTACTCCTCTACGGTCTCGTCGCCGTCGCGGGCGTGCAGTTCGCGTTCTACGCCTCGCTCGAGCGCATCCCCGTCTCGACGGCGCTCCTGATCGAATACCTCGCACCCATCGCGCTCGTGCTCTTCGCGTGGATTCGCAGCCGCCGTCGCCCGCAGCTCATCGTCATCGCGGGATCGGCGCTCGCGCTCCTCGGCCTCGTGCTCGTCATCGGGCCGGGCGGCGGCGACCTCGACCCGCTCGGGCTCCTCTTCGCGTGGATCGCGATGCTCGGGGTGTGCGTGTACTACGCGATCGGCGAGCGGGCGGCAGAGCTCCTGCCTCCCGTCGCGCTCATCGCCGCGGGATTCGTCGTCGGCGCCGTCGCGCTCGCCCTCGCGGGCCTCGTCGGCGTGCTGCCGATGGAGGCGCGATTCGGGGGAGTGGACTTCCTCGGCGCGTCCGTGCCGTGGTTCGTGCCGCTCGTCGTCGTGGGCCTCGTCTCGACGGCGTTCGCGTATCTTGCGGGCCTCGCCGCGATCGGCATCCTCGGTGGAAAGCTCGCCGCGTTCCTCGGACTCTCCGAGGTCGTCTTCGCGGGCATCGCCGGGTGGGTGCTCCTCGGAGAGGCGCTCGGGCCGCTGCAGATCCTCGGCGGGCTGTTGATCCTCGGCGGCATCGTGTGCGTGAAGCTCGAGCGCGAGACATCCGTCGCCGAAGGCCACGACCCCGCCGTCGAGTTCGGCGCCGAGCCCGTGCCGGCCGTCGCCGCCCAGCCTTCGGGCGGCCCGGCCCGCTAG
- a CDS encoding CGNR zinc finger domain-containing protein yields the protein MLFTHDTESALGFVVALADTVPEASESGADELATQADLVRLLDTWGYSGRRDGDAAELAEVRAARDRLRAVWALDRDGTAAEANAILEESQAVPRLVRHDGLDWHIHAVGFDAPLAERILVEGAMALVDVVRADRVDRLRACEADDCAGVFVDLSKNGSKRFCSTRCGNRMAVRAYRARAAD from the coding sequence ATGCTTTTCACCCATGACACCGAGTCGGCGCTGGGGTTCGTCGTCGCCCTCGCCGACACCGTGCCCGAGGCATCCGAATCGGGGGCCGACGAACTCGCCACGCAAGCCGATCTCGTGCGCCTCCTCGACACGTGGGGGTACTCGGGCCGACGCGACGGCGACGCCGCCGAACTCGCCGAGGTCCGCGCTGCGCGCGACCGCCTCCGCGCCGTCTGGGCCCTCGACCGCGACGGCACCGCCGCCGAGGCCAACGCGATCCTCGAAGAGTCGCAAGCCGTGCCGCGCCTCGTGCGGCACGACGGCCTCGACTGGCACATCCACGCCGTCGGCTTCGACGCCCCGCTCGCCGAGCGCATCCTCGTCGAGGGCGCCATGGCCCTCGTCGACGTCGTGCGCGCCGACCGGGTCGACCGCCTGCGCGCGTGCGAAGCCGACGACTGCGCGGGCGTCTTCGTCGACCTCTCGAAGAACGGGTCGAAGCGGTTCTGCTCGACGCGGTGCGGCAACCGCATGGCTGTGCGCGCCTACCGGGCGCGCGCGGCGGACTGA
- the rpsO gene encoding 30S ribosomal protein S15 — MALDADTKKAIIEEYATHPGDTGSPEVQIAILTKRIKDLTEHLKEHKHDHHSRRGLLLLVGQRRRLLGYLADVDIARYRSLIERLGLRR, encoded by the coding sequence ATGGCACTGGATGCAGACACCAAGAAGGCGATCATCGAAGAGTACGCGACCCACCCCGGTGACACCGGATCCCCCGAGGTCCAGATCGCGATCCTCACGAAGCGCATCAAGGACCTCACCGAGCACCTGAAGGAGCACAAGCACGACCACCACTCGCGTCGTGGCCTCCTCCTCCTCGTCGGTCAGCGTCGTCGTCTGCTCGGCTACCTCGCCGACGTCGACATCGCGCGCTACCGCTCGCTCATCGAGCGTCTCGGGCTGCGCCGCTAA
- a CDS encoding FAD-dependent oxidoreductase produces the protein MAVIGAGQAGLSAAYHLRRSGFVPVSEADASQAPDASGATPAASAVVAAAGTFVVLDANDAPGGAWQHRWESLKMGTVNNIHELPGFPVPPADPQASSRDILPPYFAEYEERFALDVQRPVRVRAVRREDDDPNGRLLVETEAPSGPRTWAARYVINATGTWTRPFRPYYPGLDRFAGRQLHTAEYVSAEEFRGKRVAIVGAGVSAVQLLDEISHVADTLWMTRSEPVWVEEDFDIPARTAAIAGVEARVREGLPPGSVIRVTGMHWTPWARAAEARGVLVRHPMFARAEETGLRMPDGSFEPADVILWATGFRPALDHLAPLKLRTPAGGFRVADTRSTDDPRLFLIGYGPSQSTVGANRAGRQAVRQIVAERAAALAA, from the coding sequence GTGGCGGTGATCGGCGCCGGCCAGGCCGGCTTGTCGGCCGCGTATCACTTGCGTCGGTCAGGGTTCGTGCCGGTGAGCGAGGCGGATGCTTCGCAGGCACCGGATGCCTCGGGCGCCACGCCTGCGGCGAGCGCGGTGGTCGCGGCAGCGGGCACCTTCGTCGTGCTCGACGCGAACGACGCCCCGGGCGGCGCGTGGCAGCACCGCTGGGAGTCGCTCAAGATGGGCACGGTCAACAACATCCACGAACTGCCGGGCTTCCCCGTGCCGCCCGCCGATCCGCAGGCGTCGAGCCGAGACATCCTGCCGCCGTATTTCGCCGAGTACGAGGAGCGCTTCGCGCTTGACGTGCAACGACCGGTGCGCGTGCGCGCGGTGCGCCGCGAGGACGACGACCCGAACGGGCGGCTGCTCGTCGAGACCGAGGCGCCGTCGGGCCCGCGCACCTGGGCGGCGCGGTACGTCATCAACGCGACCGGCACGTGGACGCGCCCCTTCCGCCCCTACTACCCCGGTCTCGACCGGTTCGCGGGCCGCCAGTTGCATACCGCCGAGTACGTGTCGGCAGAGGAGTTCCGCGGAAAGCGCGTCGCCATCGTGGGCGCGGGGGTCTCGGCGGTGCAGCTCCTCGACGAGATCTCGCACGTCGCCGACACGCTGTGGATGACTCGGAGCGAGCCCGTGTGGGTCGAGGAGGACTTCGACATCCCCGCGAGGACCGCCGCGATCGCGGGCGTCGAGGCGCGCGTGCGCGAGGGGCTCCCGCCCGGAAGCGTGATCCGTGTGACGGGCATGCACTGGACGCCGTGGGCGCGGGCCGCCGAGGCGCGCGGCGTGCTCGTGCGGCATCCGATGTTCGCCCGTGCCGAGGAGACCGGGCTGCGGATGCCCGACGGCTCGTTCGAGCCCGCCGACGTCATCCTGTGGGCGACGGGGTTCCGGCCCGCGCTCGACCATCTCGCGCCGCTCAAGCTCCGCACGCCCGCGGGCGGCTTCCGCGTCGCCGACACCCGCTCGACCGACGATCCGCGGCTGTTCCTGATCGGGTACGGGCCGAGCCAGTCGACGGTGGGAGCGAACCGCGCAGGCAGGCAGGCGGTGCGGCAGATCGTCGCAGAACGGGCGGCTGCGCTCGCGGCCTGA
- a CDS encoding DUF488 domain-containing protein, translating into MSFTLKRVYDPAESSDGYRVLVDRLWPRGVSKQRAELDVWNKDVAPSAALRTEWHRDRMATDDGFDGFAAAYRAELDGNPAAEALVSLGREHDRVTLVYGARDERVNHVTVLLDWLAEHGASVETRG; encoded by the coding sequence GTGTCGTTCACCCTCAAGCGCGTCTACGATCCCGCCGAATCGTCGGACGGATACCGCGTCCTCGTCGACCGGTTGTGGCCGCGCGGCGTCTCGAAACAGCGCGCCGAGCTCGACGTGTGGAACAAGGACGTCGCGCCCTCGGCGGCGCTCCGCACCGAGTGGCACCGCGACCGGATGGCGACCGACGACGGGTTCGACGGCTTCGCCGCGGCGTATCGGGCCGAACTCGACGGCAACCCCGCAGCCGAGGCCCTCGTCTCGCTCGGGCGCGAGCACGACCGCGTGACGCTCGTGTACGGCGCGCGCGACGAGCGCGTCAACCACGTGACGGTGCTGCTCGACTGGCTCGCCGAGCACGGGGCATCCGTCGAGACGCGAGGCTGA
- the pflA gene encoding pyruvate formate-lyase-activating protein, giving the protein MTIAQLPSTGARPDVSEPAPFAAPRPAADPLREARLAGLRSGELGSVHSWELVTAVDGPGTRMTLFLAGCPLRCVYCHNPDTWFARDGRITTVDEIAKKLDRYRRVFDATGGGLTISGGEALMQPAFVARLLEECRARDIHTTLDTSGFLGTAATDEMLDATDLVLLDVKSGLPDTYRAVTGAELQPTIDFGDRLSARGTKMWVRFVLVPGVTDAFDNVEAVADIVARWSTVERVEVLPFHQMGASKWEQLGREYTLEDVRAPDDALVERVRGQFRARGFEVY; this is encoded by the coding sequence ATGACCATCGCGCAACTGCCCTCGACGGGCGCGCGACCGGATGTCTCGGAGCCGGCCCCGTTCGCCGCGCCGCGCCCGGCCGCCGACCCGCTGCGTGAGGCCCGCCTCGCGGGCCTCCGCTCGGGCGAGCTCGGCTCGGTGCACTCGTGGGAGCTCGTGACCGCGGTCGACGGCCCCGGCACGCGCATGACGCTCTTCCTCGCGGGGTGCCCCCTGCGGTGCGTCTACTGCCACAACCCCGACACGTGGTTCGCGCGCGACGGCCGCATCACGACCGTCGACGAGATCGCGAAGAAGCTCGACCGGTACCGCCGCGTGTTCGACGCGACGGGCGGCGGCCTCACGATCTCGGGCGGCGAGGCGCTCATGCAGCCCGCGTTCGTCGCGCGCCTCCTCGAGGAGTGCCGGGCGCGGGACATCCACACGACGCTCGACACGTCGGGATTCCTCGGAACCGCAGCGACCGACGAGATGCTCGATGCGACCGACCTCGTGCTCCTCGACGTCAAGTCGGGCCTGCCCGACACCTACCGCGCCGTCACGGGCGCCGAGCTCCAGCCGACGATCGACTTCGGCGACCGGCTGTCGGCGCGCGGCACGAAGATGTGGGTGAGGTTCGTGCTGGTGCCCGGCGTCACCGACGCGTTCGACAACGTCGAGGCCGTCGCCGACATCGTCGCCCGCTGGTCGACGGTCGAGCGCGTCGAGGTGCTGCCCTTCCACCAGATGGGCGCCTCCAAGTGGGAGCAGCTCGGGCGCGAGTACACGCTCGAAGACGTCCGCGCGCCCGACGACGCGCTCGTCGAGCGCGTGCGCGGGCAGTTCCGCGCGCGGGGGTTCGAGGTCTACTGA
- the pflB gene encoding formate C-acetyltransferase, with protein MSTTHQATRTTTDHDDADRTPQAWHCFEPGPWQDGIDVRDFIQRNYTPYLGDGSFLEGATERTTRMWEKLTAMFPAERERGVYDIDPATPAGITAHEPGYIDRENELIVGLQTDAPLKRAIMPNGGWRMVEGALETYGYPVDETLKTFYTEHRKTHNQGVFDAYPPAVRAARSSHVITGLPDAYGRGRIIGDYRRVALYGVDALIAQKKLDKLTFDTQPFSEDVVRNREEHAEQLRALQELAKMAASYGYDIRRPAETAREAVQWLYFGYLAAVKEQNGAAMSLGRTTTFLDVYIERDLFAGILTEREAQEIMDDFVVKLRIVRFLRTPEYDELFSGDPTWVTETIGGMGEDGRTLVTRNSFRMLQTLRNLGPAPEPNLTVLWSDRLPQGFKDFCAELSIETSAVQYESDEHIRSSWGDDAAIACCVSPMAVGKQMQFFGARVNLAKTLLYAINGGRDEMSGKQVSPAFPSVEAGRPLDFDDVRARFDRTMDWLAATYVEALNVIHYMHDKYSYERLEMALHDKEVLRTMACGIAGLSVAADSLSAIKHATVMPVFDERGVVVDYEIDGEYPAFGNDDDRVDDLAVELVEAFMAKIRTHKTYRDAVPTQSVLTITSNVVYGKKTGSTPDGRRGGEPFSPGANPMNGRDTHGMLASALSVAKLPYRDAQDGISLTNTVVPAGLGRTLDEQTANLAGLLDAYFGEDGYHMNVNVLNRETLEDAMAHPENYPQLTIRVSGYAVNFVRLTREQQLDVLARTFHQG; from the coding sequence ATGAGCACCACCCACCAGGCCACGCGCACCACCACCGACCACGACGACGCGGACCGCACGCCCCAGGCGTGGCACTGCTTCGAGCCGGGGCCCTGGCAGGACGGCATCGACGTCCGCGACTTCATCCAGCGCAACTACACGCCGTACCTCGGCGACGGCTCGTTCCTCGAAGGCGCGACCGAGCGCACCACCCGCATGTGGGAGAAGCTCACGGCGATGTTCCCCGCCGAGCGCGAGCGCGGCGTCTACGACATCGACCCTGCGACGCCCGCAGGCATCACGGCCCACGAGCCCGGCTACATCGACCGCGAGAACGAACTCATCGTCGGCCTCCAGACCGACGCCCCGCTCAAGCGCGCCATCATGCCGAACGGCGGCTGGCGCATGGTCGAGGGCGCCCTCGAGACGTACGGCTACCCCGTCGACGAGACCCTCAAGACCTTCTACACCGAGCACCGGAAGACCCACAACCAGGGCGTGTTCGACGCCTACCCGCCCGCGGTGCGCGCGGCGCGCTCGTCCCACGTCATCACGGGCCTCCCCGACGCGTACGGCCGCGGCCGCATCATCGGCGACTACCGGCGCGTCGCCCTCTACGGCGTCGACGCGCTCATCGCGCAGAAGAAGCTCGACAAACTGACCTTCGACACCCAGCCCTTCAGCGAGGACGTCGTCCGCAACCGCGAAGAGCACGCCGAGCAGCTCCGCGCCCTCCAGGAGCTCGCGAAGATGGCGGCCTCGTACGGCTACGACATCCGTCGACCCGCCGAGACCGCGCGCGAAGCCGTGCAATGGCTCTACTTCGGCTACCTCGCCGCGGTGAAGGAGCAGAACGGCGCCGCGATGTCGCTCGGCCGCACGACGACCTTCCTCGACGTGTACATCGAGCGCGACCTGTTCGCCGGCATCCTCACCGAGCGCGAGGCGCAGGAGATCATGGACGACTTCGTCGTGAAGCTGCGCATCGTGCGATTCCTCCGCACCCCCGAGTACGACGAGCTGTTCTCGGGCGACCCGACGTGGGTCACCGAGACGATCGGCGGCATGGGCGAAGACGGGCGCACGCTCGTCACGCGGAACTCGTTCCGGATGCTCCAGACCCTCCGCAACCTCGGCCCGGCCCCCGAGCCGAACCTCACCGTCCTCTGGAGCGATCGCCTCCCGCAGGGGTTCAAGGACTTCTGCGCCGAGCTGTCGATCGAGACGAGCGCCGTGCAGTACGAGTCCGACGAGCACATCCGAAGCTCGTGGGGCGACGACGCCGCGATCGCGTGCTGCGTGTCGCCCATGGCCGTGGGCAAGCAGATGCAGTTCTTCGGCGCGAGGGTGAACCTCGCCAAGACGCTGCTCTACGCGATCAACGGCGGACGCGACGAGATGAGCGGCAAGCAGGTCTCGCCGGCGTTCCCGTCCGTCGAGGCGGGCCGTCCGCTCGACTTCGACGACGTGCGCGCACGGTTCGACCGCACGATGGACTGGCTCGCCGCGACCTATGTCGAGGCGCTCAACGTCATCCACTACATGCACGACAAGTACTCGTACGAGCGTCTCGAGATGGCCCTTCACGACAAGGAGGTGCTGCGCACCATGGCGTGCGGCATCGCGGGCCTCTCGGTCGCGGCCGACTCGCTGTCGGCGATCAAGCACGCGACCGTGATGCCGGTGTTCGACGAGCGCGGCGTCGTCGTCGACTACGAGATCGACGGCGAGTACCCCGCCTTCGGCAACGACGACGACCGGGTCGACGACCTCGCGGTCGAGCTCGTCGAGGCGTTCATGGCGAAGATCCGCACCCACAAGACCTACCGCGACGCGGTGCCGACGCAGTCGGTGCTGACGATCACGTCGAACGTCGTGTACGGCAAGAAGACGGGCTCGACGCCCGACGGCCGCCGCGGCGGCGAGCCGTTCTCGCCGGGCGCGAACCCCATGAACGGCCGCGACACGCACGGGATGCTCGCCTCGGCGCTGTCGGTCGCGAAGCTCCCGTACCGCGACGCGCAGGACGGCATCTCGCTCACCAACACGGTCGTGCCGGCCGGTCTCGGCCGCACGCTCGACGAGCAGACCGCGAACCTCGCCGGGCTCCTCGACGCGTACTTCGGCGAAGACGGCTACCACATGAACGTCAATGTGCTGAACCGCGAGACCCTCGAGGACGCCATGGCGCACCCCGAGAACTACCCGCAGCTCACGATCCGCGTCTCGGGCTACGCCGTCAACTTCGTGCGCCTCACGCGCGAGCAGCAGCTCGACGTGCTCGCCCGCACGTTCCACCAGGGCTGA
- a CDS encoding CPBP family intramembrane glutamic endopeptidase: MSAVAAVPPGRPLAPPPAVRTHPVALVPAVLVCGAAVLLFGFMLPLAGYAMLVGGLAAAWWCDRSGRTERLLADLALVAVGQAIISTMPLAADISYPAMARFAIVLGSAVAVPYLVSRFVYRDRVIRFPWRTGKRWNRTQWLYLVFVTLAGWLILPFYFISSGVYLNWPTVTEPSEILRLFAGVNAVGTWDELFFVCTVFALLRRHFPVWQANLLQAVVFVSFLWELGYQSWGPLLTIPFALVQGWTFTLTKSLTYVLVVHLLFDAVVFSVIVYAHNGWPAIFLLSP; this comes from the coding sequence GTGTCCGCCGTCGCCGCCGTGCCGCCCGGGCGTCCGCTCGCGCCGCCGCCCGCCGTGCGCACCCACCCGGTCGCGCTCGTGCCTGCCGTGCTCGTGTGCGGCGCTGCCGTGCTGCTGTTCGGCTTCATGCTGCCGCTCGCGGGCTACGCGATGCTCGTCGGGGGCCTCGCGGCTGCGTGGTGGTGCGACCGCTCGGGCCGCACCGAGCGGCTACTCGCCGATCTCGCGCTCGTCGCGGTCGGGCAGGCGATCATCTCGACGATGCCGCTCGCGGCCGACATCTCCTACCCCGCGATGGCGCGGTTCGCGATCGTGCTGGGGTCGGCCGTCGCCGTGCCGTACCTCGTGTCGAGGTTCGTGTACCGCGACCGGGTCATCCGGTTCCCCTGGCGGACCGGCAAGCGCTGGAACCGCACGCAGTGGCTCTACCTCGTCTTCGTGACGCTCGCGGGCTGGCTCATCCTGCCGTTCTACTTCATCTCGTCGGGCGTCTATCTGAACTGGCCGACCGTGACCGAGCCGAGCGAGATCCTGCGGCTCTTCGCAGGCGTCAACGCCGTCGGCACATGGGACGAGCTGTTCTTCGTGTGCACGGTGTTCGCGCTCCTCCGGCGCCACTTCCCGGTCTGGCAGGCGAACCTCCTGCAGGCGGTCGTCTTCGTGTCGTTCCTGTGGGAGTTGGGCTACCAGTCGTGGGGGCCGCTGCTCACAATCCCGTTCGCGCTCGTCCAGGGGTGGACGTTCACGCTCACGAAGTCGCTCACGTACGTGCTCGTCGTGCATCTGCTCTTCGACGCGGTCGTCTTCAGCGTCATCGTCTACGCGCACAACGGCTGGCCGGCGATCTTCCTCCTGTCGCCATAG
- a CDS encoding M4 family metallopeptidase → MTPNRHAIVPPYLLARIAEAADDRYPVAADAARRSLIRDAPVREWRESGELPPFARESETSDRADRSPSDRLPSILPDAPSQPDRRISDAQGEERLPGRLVRREGQPASGDDAVDEAYDGLGDTHRLFDRVFGRDSIDGAGMPLEATVHYGDRYDNAFWDGERMVFGDGDGEVFTGFTDSLSVIGHELAHGVTERSAGLRYQGQSGALNEHVSDVFGALVEQYARGQDSGAATWLIGEGVFTPEVQGRALRSMLEPGTAYDDDVLGRDPQPAHMRDYIRTRDDNGGVHLNSGIPNRAFALAATRLGGFAWEHVGRVWYDALTSGRLDVDADFAAFAGETVRAARERFGQGSAEASAIVEGWEAVGVEPDPTVADPAER, encoded by the coding sequence ATGACCCCGAACCGGCACGCGATCGTCCCGCCCTACCTGCTCGCGCGCATCGCCGAAGCCGCCGACGACCGCTACCCCGTCGCGGCCGACGCCGCCCGCCGCTCGCTCATCCGCGACGCGCCCGTGCGCGAGTGGCGCGAGAGCGGCGAGCTGCCGCCGTTCGCGCGCGAGTCCGAGACATCCGATCGCGCCGACCGGTCCCCGTCCGACCGGCTGCCGTCGATCCTGCCCGACGCGCCCTCGCAGCCCGACCGCCGCATCTCCGACGCCCAGGGCGAAGAACGGCTCCCGGGCCGGCTCGTCCGGCGCGAAGGCCAGCCGGCCTCGGGCGACGACGCCGTCGACGAGGCGTACGACGGCCTCGGCGACACCCACCGGCTCTTCGACCGCGTCTTCGGCCGCGACTCGATCGACGGCGCGGGCATGCCGCTCGAAGCGACCGTGCATTACGGCGACCGCTACGACAACGCCTTCTGGGACGGCGAGCGCATGGTCTTCGGCGACGGCGACGGCGAGGTCTTCACGGGGTTCACCGACTCGCTGAGCGTCATCGGCCACGAACTCGCGCACGGCGTCACCGAGCGTTCGGCCGGTCTCCGCTACCAGGGGCAGTCGGGCGCCCTCAACGAGCATGTCTCCGACGTGTTCGGCGCCCTCGTCGAGCAGTACGCGCGCGGCCAAGACAGCGGTGCCGCGACGTGGCTCATCGGCGAAGGCGTCTTCACGCCCGAGGTCCAAGGTCGGGCGCTCCGGTCGATGCTCGAGCCCGGCACGGCCTACGACGACGACGTGCTCGGCCGCGACCCGCAGCCCGCCCACATGCGCGACTACATCCGCACGCGCGACGACAACGGCGGCGTGCACCTCAACTCGGGCATCCCCAACCGCGCGTTCGCGCTCGCCGCGACCCGCCTCGGCGGGTTCGCGTGGGAGCACGTCGGGCGCGTCTGGTACGACGCGCTCACGTCGGGGCGTCTCGACGTCGATGCCGACTTCGCCGCGTTCGCGGGCGAGACGGTCCGCGCGGCGCGCGAGCGGTTCGGGCAGGGTTCTGCCGAGGCATCCGCGATCGTCGAAGGATGGGAGGCCGTGGGCGTCGAGCCCGACCCCACGGTCGCCGACCCTGCCGAGCGGTGA
- a CDS encoding 3-deoxy-7-phosphoheptulonate synthase: MTTTRNQRVTAFTTLPSPASLREEFPLSEANEDLVTRSRAEVEHILSGEDDRLLVVVGPCSVHDPEAALDYARRLAPVARELADDLLVVMRVYFEKPRSNGGWKGLINDPGLDGTHDVVRGLRTARRLLTDVLDLGLPIACEFLEPVSPQYIADAVSWGAIGARTTESQVHRQLASGLSMPIGFKNGPDGDLQSAVDGCIVARRGQVFFGADDEGQAAVVATTGNPAAHIVLRGGRGGPNYAPEHIAGASAKAATAGVVSRIVVDASHANSDKDHVRQAIVAHEIAEELPATPALAGVMLESFLVPGRQDLTDETRSSLVYGQSVTDACLGWGETDRVLRELAEASGARRAGVRELADAAAAR; the protein is encoded by the coding sequence ATGACCACGACCCGCAACCAGCGCGTGACCGCGTTCACGACGCTGCCGTCGCCCGCCTCGCTCCGCGAGGAGTTCCCGCTCAGCGAGGCGAACGAAGACCTCGTGACGCGCTCGCGCGCCGAGGTCGAGCACATCCTGAGCGGCGAGGACGACCGCCTTCTCGTCGTCGTCGGCCCGTGCTCGGTGCACGACCCCGAGGCCGCCCTCGACTACGCCCGTCGCCTGGCGCCCGTCGCGCGGGAACTCGCCGACGACCTTCTCGTCGTCATGCGCGTGTACTTCGAGAAGCCGCGCTCGAACGGCGGCTGGAAAGGGCTCATCAACGACCCGGGCCTCGACGGCACGCACGACGTCGTCCGCGGCCTCCGCACCGCACGGCGCCTCCTCACCGACGTCCTCGACCTCGGCCTGCCGATCGCGTGCGAGTTCCTCGAGCCCGTGAGCCCGCAGTACATCGCGGACGCCGTGTCGTGGGGCGCGATCGGCGCCCGCACGACCGAGAGCCAGGTGCACCGTCAGCTCGCGTCGGGGCTCTCGATGCCGATCGGCTTCAAGAACGGCCCCGACGGCGACCTGCAGAGCGCCGTCGACGGCTGCATCGTCGCCCGCCGCGGCCAGGTGTTCTTCGGCGCCGACGACGAAGGGCAGGCCGCGGTCGTCGCGACGACGGGAAACCCCGCCGCCCACATCGTGCTCCGCGGCGGGCGCGGCGGCCCCAACTACGCCCCCGAGCACATCGCGGGAGCGTCGGCGAAGGCCGCGACGGCCGGCGTCGTCTCGCGCATCGTCGTCGACGCCAGCCACGCCAACAGCGACAAGGACCACGTACGTCAGGCGATCGTCGCCCACGAGATCGCAGAGGAGCTCCCCGCGACGCCCGCACTCGCCGGGGTCATGCTCGAGAGCTTCCTCGTGCCCGGCCGCCAGGACCTCACCGACGAGACGCGTTCCTCGCTCGTCTACGGTCAGTCCGTGACCGACGCGTGCCTCGGCTGGGGCGAGACCGACCGCGTGCTGCGCGAGCTCGCCGAGGCATCCGGGGCCCGCCGCGCGGGCGTGCGCGAACTCGCGGATGCGGCGGCGGCGCGCTGA
- a CDS encoding lysoplasmalogenase — protein MTDRPARQILPAFVPFLAASAVHLVLLHTGPGWAITATKALLMPALAGAVLVATRRPGEKEESGATDVSGSTRTDAPADARRAHALDGMDVSADDRDPDAAGGEVEASAALQGSRGARPPRPQRLPRLPRLPRRMLGLLIAALAASWVGDVLLSFPGWFIPGLLAFLLAHVFYVVLFWRWSRGEPLARRVPLRALGYAAWYVGFVVLLAPHLGSLLPPVAVYGFVLGLMAVLAAGRGRLVAVGGALFVVSDSVLALGRFLPDYGFALHDLTVMSTYLAAQGLIAAGVVVALRERPERPDAHERSERHDRSRPHASESSAAEGI, from the coding sequence GTGACCGACCGCCCTGCTCGCCAGATCCTTCCCGCGTTCGTGCCGTTCCTGGCGGCGAGCGCCGTCCACCTCGTGCTCCTCCACACCGGGCCCGGGTGGGCGATCACGGCGACGAAGGCGCTCCTCATGCCGGCACTCGCGGGCGCGGTGCTGGTCGCGACGCGGCGTCCGGGCGAGAAGGAGGAGTCCGGCGCGACGGATGTCTCGGGCTCGACACGCACGGATGCCCCGGCCGATGCGCGACGGGCGCATGCGCTCGACGGCATGGACGTCTCGGCCGACGATCGCGACCCGGATGCCGCAGGCGGTGAGGTCGAGGCATCCGCAGCCCTGCAGGGCAGTCGTGGGGCGCGACCGCCGCGACCGCAGCGACTTCCTCGACTTCCTCGACTTCCTCGACGGATGCTCGGCCTGCTCATCGCGGCCCTCGCTGCGTCGTGGGTCGGCGACGTGCTCCTGAGCTTCCCGGGTTGGTTCATTCCGGGCCTTCTCGCATTCCTTCTCGCGCATGTCTTCTACGTCGTGCTGTTCTGGCGCTGGTCGCGCGGCGAGCCGCTCGCGCGCCGTGTGCCCTTACGGGCGCTCGGTTACGCGGCCTGGTACGTCGGATTCGTCGTGCTCCTCGCCCCGCACCTCGGATCGCTCCTGCCGCCCGTCGCCGTCTACGGGTTCGTGCTCGGCCTCATGGCGGTGCTCGCAGCGGGCCGCGGACGGCTCGTCGCGGTCGGCGGCGCGCTCTTCGTCGTCTCCGACTCGGTGCTCGCGCTCGGGCGGTTCCTGCCCGACTACGGGTTCGCGCTCCACGACCTCACCGTCATGTCGACCTACCTCGCGGCCCAGGGGCTCATCGCGGCCGGCGTCGTGGTCGCGCTGCGCGAGCGGCCCGAACGGCCAGACGCGCACGAAAGGTCAGAGCGGCACGACCGGTCCCGCCCGCACGCAAGTGAGTCCTCCGCCGCCGAAGGGATTTGA